The window ACACATCATTTAGATATGACCTAAATAATGCCAGGATTTCTGGAAATGGCAACATAGAATTTGTGGAATCAGAATGTACCAGCACTatacatatattcaaaatataatttttgaagaaatttggttttaaataaacaaaaatataacataGTTTCTCAAAATTCATTTAATGTGTGGTCTGTAATATTAATACACCCAGTAAAGAGGTCTAGGATTTAATTTTTCACCTGTCATTGGTATTACATAATATTgaatataaaataactgaaaatgatGTCATAAAACCGTCATTATTTTTTTACGTATTTATCACTGTTgatatttttctcaaaataattgTAAATAGGAAAACAGTGTGAAAAACATGCTCTCTTGATTCAAGCAAATTTTGTAGAACCACAGAACCAATATTTTTGGAATCACTTAATGGTTATGACTCTggataagttatttaactttctgTGCCCCTTTTCTCATCTAAAAAATAAGAGCACTAGTAATATCTATGATTACATCTGGataaatgtattaataaagggAAGCATTTATCAGTCCAGGATCATTCTAATTATTCAATATCTATGATTTTCAATTATACAAAATGCAAATGATGTTTTATGCCTAATTTATGTTTGGCAGTCAAGGTAAGAAATTTTTTACACATAGTGCAAAATACTCTTTATTATAAATTTCTAAGAGTatgaaactaatttttttaaatgtatatagaCATAACTTTTTGAAGTCGTTAATGCAAGTATCACCTTTGATTTCTCAACAGTTTACACAGGTTGAATGCTATGGGAAGTAGGAATGACACAAATGTACCTGATTTCATCCTCATGGGATTGACAGACTCTGAAGAGATGCAGAGTGTCCTCTTTGTGCTGTTCCTGCTGATCTACCTGGTTACCATGCTGTGGAATGCAGGGATGATACTGATAATTCTCCTGGATCTCCAACTTCACAtacccatgtattttttcctcagcCACCTGTCGTTCCTTGACCTCTGCTACTCAACGGTCATCACCCCTAAGACCTTAAAGAACTTACTGACTTCTTCCAGGTATATTTCATTCACAAGCTGCTTCACCCAGatgtatttttttgtcttcttgtgTGGAACTGAgtgcttccttctttcctcaatggcctatgaccgctatgtggctaTCTGCAATCCTCTTCACTACCCGATTGTTATGTCCACAAGACTCTGCCGAGCCCTCATCGCTGGTTCCTACATGATTGGCTTCACTGACTCCTTGGTCAATGTTCTTTGTATGAacagtttgcatttctgcaaatccAATGTAATCCATCATTTTTTCTGTGACTTAACCCCAATTTTAGCCCTGTCTTGCACTAACACTCGTGATATTGAAATCATGATATTCATTCTCGCTGGCGCCACTGTAGTGGTGTCTCTTTTCACAATCTCAGTGTCCTACATATACATTCTGTCAACTATCCTAAAAATTAATTCCACTTCAGGAAAGCACAAAGCCTTCTCTACTTGTGCCTCCCACCTCCTAGGAGTCACCATCTTTTATAGCactattatttttacttatttaaaaccaaGTAAGTCTTATTCCTTGGGAAGGGATCAAGTGGCCTCTGTGTTTTATACTATGGTGATCCCCATGCTGAATCCATTCATTTATAGTCTTAGGAACAAGGAAGTAAAAAATGCTCTCATTAGAGTCATGCAGAAGAGAGAGGGTCCCAGGAAGTTGAAATGACAGTGATACTAAACATTTAAATACATcgtttcttcctttcctgttgagTAATTACTTGATCTTTCTCTAATAATAATAGCATCCTTTAATTAATCAATTTACATTTCTGTTGAGCCATCCTCTAAATAAGTCCACATGATCCAGAATATTTCCAAAAACATATTTAGAGAAGCCATGAAATAGATACCATCTCTACGATCTAAATACGTGTTTTTAAGGGCAACTAATATGAAAAAAAGTAGTataatctttcaaaatttatcatagaAATACCCATGAATATTTCAATTTCAGAGGATTTCTATTATGGAGATCAGTTTCAGAACTTATTCCTTTTATTctacagaaaagaaatatagtGTTGTCTTAAAGAGCGCTGCTTTGGGCTGTACAACTCAGGGCTTATATTCTAGATCTGCCAGGTTCTTGACGGACTTTCCTTTGGTAGGTCACTGCAAGTTTAAGTGTCAGTTTCCTTAACTTTGCAATAATTCCATAGATTTAGAAAGATAATaattttaaatccataaaattattgtaaagattaaatctGAGGATGATGTGAAGAATTGAATGGAGAACTGATAATCTGTGACCATCATCATCAGAATAATTTCTTGCAAAAATTTTATGTATTCTGCTATGAAAATACACACTGGTCTTTCATAACTACATCTggtttattttattgata of the Tamandua tetradactyla isolate mTamTet1 chromosome 2, mTamTet1.pri, whole genome shotgun sequence genome contains:
- the LOC143659092 gene encoding olfactory receptor 8H1-like, which encodes MGSRNDTNVPDFILMGLTDSEEMQSVLFVLFLLIYLVTMLWNAGMILIILLDLQLHIPMYFFLSHLSFLDLCYSTVITPKTLKNLLTSSRYISFTSCFTQMYFFVFLCGTECFLLSSMAYDRYVAICNPLHYPIVMSTRLCRALIAGSYMIGFTDSLVNVLCMNSLHFCKSNVIHHFFCDLTPILALSCTNTRDIEIMIFILAGATVVVSLFTISVSYIYILSTILKINSTSGKHKAFSTCASHLLGVTIFYSTIIFTYLKPSKSYSLGRDQVASVFYTMVIPMLNPFIYSLRNKEVKNALIRVMQKREGPRKLK